The Helicobacter pylori genome includes a window with the following:
- a CDS encoding 3-methyladenine DNA glycosylase, translated as MLDSFEILKALKSLGLLKNAPAWWWPNALKFEALLGAVLTQNTKFEAVLKSLENLKNAFILEDDDEINLKKIAYVEFSRLAECVRPSGFYNQKAKRLIDLSKNILKDFQSFENFKQEVTREWLLDQKGIGKESADAILCYVCAKEVMVVDKYSYLFLKKLGIEIEDYDELQHFFEKGVQENLNSALALYENAISLAQLYARFHGKIVEFSKQKWELKL; from the coding sequence GTGTTGGATAGTTTTGAGATTTTAAAGGCTTTAAAGAGCTTGGGTTTATTGAAAAACGCCCCTGCTTGGTGGTGGCCTAACGCTTTGAAATTTGAAGCTCTATTAGGGGCGGTTTTAACGCAAAATACTAAATTTGAAGCCGTTTTGAAATCTTTAGAAAATCTAAAAAACGCTTTCATTTTAGAAGATGATGATGAAATTAATCTTAAAAAAATCGCTTATGTGGAGTTTTCAAGGCTTGCAGAGTGTGTCCGCCCTAGCGGGTTTTATAACCAAAAAGCCAAACGACTGATTGATTTGAGCAAGAATATTTTAAAAGACTTTCAAAGTTTTGAAAATTTTAAACAAGAAGTGACTAGGGAGTGGCTTTTAGATCAAAAGGGCATTGGCAAAGAAAGCGCGGATGCGATTTTATGCTATGTGTGCGCTAAAGAAGTGATGGTGGTGGATAAATACAGCTATCTTTTTTTAAAAAAATTAGGCATAGAGATAGAAGATTATGACGAATTGCAACATTTTTTTGAAAAAGGCGTTCAAGAGAATTTAAATTCCGCCTTAGCGCTTTATGAAAACGCCATTTCTTTAGCGCAACTTTATGCGAGATTCCATGGAAAGATTGTAGAATTTTCCAAACAAAAATGGGAATTAAAGCTTTGA
- a CDS encoding flagellin A, whose product MAFQVNTNINAMNAHVQSALTQNALKTSLERLSSGLRINKAADDASGMTVADSLRSQASSLGQAIANTNDGMGIIQVADKAMDEQLKILDTVKVKATQAAQDGQTTESRKAIQSDIVRLIQGLDNIGNTTTYNGQALLSGQFTNKEFQVGAYSNQSIKASIGSTTSDKIGQVRIATGALITASGDISLTFKQVDGVNDVTLESVKVSSSAGTGIGVLAEVINKNSNRTGVKAYASVITTSDVAVQSGSLSNLTLNGIHLGNIADIKKNDSDGRLVAAINAVTSETGVEAYTDQKGRLNLRSIDGRGIEIKTDSVSNGPSALTMVNGGQDLTKGSTNYGRLSLTRLDAKSINVVSASDSQHLGFTAIGFGESQVAETTVNLRDVTGNFNANVKSASGANYNAVIASGNQSLGSGVTTLRGAMVVIDIAESAMKMLDKVRSDLGSVQNQMISTVNNISITQVNVKAAESQIRDVDFAEESANFNKNNILAQSGSYAMSQANTVQQNILRLLT is encoded by the coding sequence ATGGCTTTTCAGGTCAATACAAATATCAATGCGATGAATGCACATGTGCAATCCGCACTCACTCAAAACGCGCTTAAAACTTCATTGGAGAGGTTGAGTTCAGGTTTAAGGATTAATAAAGCGGCTGATGACGCATCAGGCATGACGGTGGCGGATTCTTTGCGTTCACAAGCGAGCAGTTTGGGTCAAGCGATTGCCAACACGAATGACGGCATGGGGATTATCCAGGTTGCGGATAAGGCTATGGATGAGCAGTTGAAAATCTTAGACACTGTTAAGGTTAAAGCGACTCAAGCGGCTCAAGATGGGCAAACTACAGAATCTCGTAAAGCGATTCAATCTGACATCGTTCGTTTGATTCAAGGTTTAGACAATATCGGTAACACAACTACTTATAACGGACAAGCGTTATTATCTGGTCAATTCACTAACAAAGAATTCCAAGTAGGGGCTTATTCTAACCAAAGTATTAAAGCTTCTATCGGCTCTACCACTTCCGATAAAATCGGTCAGGTTCGTATCGCTACAGGCGCGTTAATCACGGCTTCTGGGGATATTAGCTTGACTTTCAAACAAGTGGATGGCGTGAATGATGTGACTTTAGAGAGCGTGAAAGTCTCTAGTTCAGCAGGCACAGGGATCGGCGTGTTAGCGGAAGTGATTAACAAGAACTCTAACCGAACAGGGGTTAAAGCTTATGCGAGCGTTATCACCACGAGCGATGTGGCGGTCCAGTCAGGAAGTTTGAGTAATTTAACCTTAAATGGGATTCATTTGGGTAATATCGCAGACATTAAGAAAAATGACTCAGATGGGAGATTGGTCGCAGCGATCAATGCGGTTACTTCAGAAACCGGCGTGGAAGCTTATACCGATCAAAAAGGGCGCTTGAATTTGCGCAGTATAGATGGTCGTGGGATTGAAATCAAAACCGATAGCGTCAGTAACGGGCCTAGCGCTTTAACGATGGTTAATGGCGGTCAGGATTTAACAAAAGGCTCTACTAACTACGGAAGGCTTTCTCTCACACGATTAGACGCTAAGAGCATCAATGTGGTTTCAGCTTCTGACTCGCAGCATTTAGGCTTCACAGCGATTGGTTTTGGGGAATCTCAAGTGGCAGAAACCACGGTGAATTTGCGCGATGTTACCGGGAATTTTAACGCTAATGTCAAATCAGCGAGTGGCGCGAACTATAACGCCGTCATCGCTAGTGGTAATCAAAGCTTGGGATCTGGGGTTACAACCTTAAGAGGTGCGATGGTGGTGATTGATATTGCCGAGTCTGCGATGAAAATGTTGGATAAAGTCCGCTCTGATTTAGGTTCTGTGCAAAATCAAATGATTAGCACCGTGAATAACATCAGCATCACTCAAGTGAATGTTAAAGCCGCTGAATCTCAAATCAGGGATGTGGATTTTGCTGAAGAGAGCGCGAATTTCAATAAAAACAACATTTTGGCGCAATCAGGTAGCTATGCGATGAGTCAAGCCAATACCGTTCAACAAAATATCTTAAGGCTTTTAACTTAG
- the tlpD gene encoding chemotaxis chemoreceptor TlpD, with the protein MFGNKQLQLQISQKDSEITELKKEVNLYRSLLNLCLHEGFVGIKNNKVVFKSGNLASLNNLEEQSVHFKENAESVDLQGVSYSLKSQNIDGVQYFSLAKKIGGVGEYHKSDLFKTFCASLKEGLENAQESMQYFHQETGLLLNAAKNGEEHSAEGLGTVNKTSQDIESLYEKMQNATSLADSLNQRSNEITQVISLIDDIAEQTNLLALNAAIEAARAGEHGRGFAVVADEVRKLAEKTQKATKEIAVVVKSMQQEANDIQTNTHDINSIVGSIKGDVEELKSTVKNNMIVAQAAKYTIYNVNNRVFCGLAKLDHVVFKNNLYGMVFGLNSFDITSHKNCRLGKWYYEGAGKENFSNTSGYRALESHHASVHAEANDLVKAVQEDHITDSKYLEHKVHLMEDSAKHVKENIDKMFYEKQDELNKIIEKIQKGE; encoded by the coding sequence ATGTTTGGGAATAAGCAGTTACAGCTTCAAATCAGTCAAAAAGATTCTGAAATTACGGAGTTAAAAAAGGAAGTCAATCTCTATCGAAGCCTTTTAAATTTGTGCTTGCATGAAGGTTTTGTAGGTATTAAAAATAATAAAGTCGTTTTTAAAAGCGGGAATCTTGCAAGCTTAAACAATTTAGAAGAACAAAGCGTTCATTTTAAAGAAAATGCAGAGAGCGTTGATTTGCAAGGGGTTTCTTATTCTTTAAAAAGCCAAAATATTGATGGCGTGCAGTATTTTTCACTAGCCAAAAAAATAGGGGGTGTTGGGGAATACCATAAAAGCGATTTGTTTAAGACTTTTTGCGCGAGCTTAAAAGAGGGCTTAGAGAACGCGCAAGAAAGCATGCAATATTTCCATCAAGAAACCGGCTTGCTCTTAAATGCGGCTAAAAATGGTGAAGAGCATTCTGCTGAAGGATTGGGAACCGTTAATAAAACGAGTCAAGACATTGAGTCGCTTTATGAAAAGATGCAAAACGCCACTTCATTAGCGGACTCTCTCAACCAACGGAGCAATGAAATCACTCAAGTCATTTCTTTGATTGATGATATTGCAGAACAAACCAATCTCTTAGCCTTAAATGCCGCTATTGAGGCCGCACGAGCGGGCGAGCATGGGAGAGGGTTTGCGGTGGTGGCTGATGAGGTGAGAAAACTCGCTGAAAAAACCCAAAAAGCCACTAAAGAAATCGCTGTTGTGGTTAAAAGCATGCAACAAGAAGCGAACGATATTCAAACCAACACCCACGATATTAATTCTATTGTAGGCTCTATTAAGGGCGATGTAGAAGAGCTTAAATCCACCGTGAAAAACAACATGATTGTCGCGCAAGCGGCAAAGTACACCATTTACAATGTCAATAACCGGGTGTTTTGCGGTCTAGCCAAACTTGATCATGTGGTCTTTAAAAACAATCTTTATGGCATGGTTTTTGGCCTTAACTCCTTTGACATTACCAGCCATAAGAATTGCCGCTTAGGCAAATGGTATTATGAGGGTGCAGGCAAAGAGAATTTTTCCAACACTTCAGGCTATAGAGCTTTAGAAAGCCACCATGCGAGCGTGCATGCTGAAGCTAATGATTTGGTTAAAGCCGTTCAAGAAGACCACATTACCGATTCAAAATACCTAGAGCATAAAGTGCATTTAATGGAAGATAGCGCTAAACATGTCAAAGAAAATATTGATAAGATGTTTTACGAAAAACAAGACGAACTCAATAAAATTATTGAAAAAATTCAAAAAGGCGAATGA
- a CDS encoding aminotransferase class I/II-fold pyridoxal phosphate-dependent enzyme has translation MFSKSLEALHHAKRYRKRELFDPLLKDYASNDYLGLSVKKDLLQNAFNKLQFFDAHSPKASMLVNGYHPLHAELEERLADLLGFESTLLVGSGFLGNLALIDTLLVKNALLFIDEHYHASGIFSTKAKSNQVVFFSHNDAKDLQQKLFNAPKNKIKFIAIEGVYSMDASIAPYDFYAIIQEIPNAFLIVDEAHSFGTIGENLLGFLEYYRIKEKDKIIKLSTFSKALASYGACILAPLQTIEFLTNRAKSVIYTTALSLLDTALTLVHLEYFIAQKQELKNELSKHQQIIFETLGIRTPTGFFTLEFENNLALLNAHHFLKERGFLVGAIRPPTVSKPLLRISLSLKNSLEDTKELANTLLNYSKIQSSFKSD, from the coding sequence ATGTTTTCTAAATCCTTAGAAGCTTTACACCATGCCAAACGATACCGCAAAAGAGAGTTGTTTGACCCTTTATTAAAGGATTACGCTTCTAATGATTATTTGGGTTTGAGCGTTAAAAAAGATTTGCTTCAAAACGCTTTTAACAAGCTCCAATTTTTTGACGCTCATTCCCCCAAAGCTTCCATGCTAGTGAATGGCTACCACCCTTTGCATGCAGAGTTAGAAGAGCGATTAGCGGATTTGTTGGGGTTTGAAAGCACTCTTTTAGTGGGGAGTGGTTTTTTGGGCAATCTGGCTTTAATAGACACCCTTTTAGTCAAAAACGCCCTCTTATTCATAGACGAACACTACCATGCAAGCGGGATTTTTAGCACGAAAGCGAAGTCTAATCAAGTGGTTTTTTTCTCGCACAATGACGCTAAAGATTTACAACAAAAACTCTTTAACGCCCCTAAAAATAAGATCAAATTCATCGCCATTGAGGGGGTTTATTCTATGGATGCGAGCATCGCTCCTTATGATTTTTATGCAATCATTCAAGAGATTCCTAACGCTTTTTTAATCGTAGATGAAGCCCATAGTTTTGGGACTATCGGCGAGAATTTATTGGGTTTTTTAGAATATTATCGCATCAAAGAAAAAGACAAAATTATTAAGCTCAGCACTTTTTCTAAAGCCCTTGCGAGTTATGGGGCGTGTATTTTAGCCCCCTTACAAACCATAGAGTTTTTAACCAATCGCGCTAAAAGCGTGATTTACACCACCGCTTTAAGCCTGTTAGACACCGCTTTAACTTTGGTCCATTTAGAATACTTTATCGCGCAAAAACAAGAATTAAAAAATGAGCTTAGCAAACACCAACAGATTATTTTTGAAACTTTAGGCATTAGAACGCCCACAGGATTTTTTACTTTAGAATTTGAAAACAATCTTGCTCTTTTAAACGCCCATCATTTTTTGAAAGAAAGGGGGTTTTTAGTAGGAGCTATCCGCCCCCCTACGGTTTCTAAACCCCTTTTACGCATCTCTTTATCTCTCAAAAACAGCTTAGAAGACACTAAAGAGCTTGCAAACACCCTTTTAAATTATTCTAAAATACAATCTTCTTTTAAGAGTGATTAA
- the pbp1a gene encoding penicillin-binding protein 1A, whose product MLKKIFYGFIVLFLIIVGLLAILIAQVWVSTNKDIAKIKDYRPSVASQILDRKGRLIANIYDKEFRFYARFEEIPPRFIESLLAVEDTLFFEHGGINLDAIMRAMIKNAKSGRYTEGGSTLTQQLVKNMVLTREKTLTRKLKEAIISIRIEKVLSKEEILERYLNQTFFGHGYYGVKTASLGYFKKPLDKLTLKEITMLVALPRAPSFYDPTKNLEFSLSRANDILRRLYSLGWISSSELKSALNEVPIVYNQTSTQNIAPYVVDEVLKQLDQLDGLKTQGYTIKLTIDLDYQRLALESLRFGHQKILEKIAKEKPKTNASNEDEDNLNASMIVTDTSTGKILALVGGIDYKKSAFNRATQAKRQFGSAIKPFVYQIAFDNGYSTTSKIPDTARNFENGNYSKNSAQNHAWHPRNYTRKFLGLVTLQEALSHSLNLATINLSDQLGFEKIYQSLSDMGFKNLPKDLSIVLGSFAISPIDAAEKYSLFSNYGSMLKPMLIESITNQQNDVKTFTPIETKKITSKEQAFLTLSVLMNAVENGTGSLAHIKGLEVAGKTGTSNNNIDAWFIGFTPTLQSVIWFGRDDNTPISKGATGSVVSAPVYSYFMRNILSIEPSLKRKFDVPKGLRKEIVDKIPYYSTPNSITPTPKRTDDSEERLLF is encoded by the coding sequence ATGCTAAAAAAGATTTTTTATGGTTTTATCGTTTTATTTTTAATTATCGTAGGGTTGTTAGCCATTCTTATCGCTCAAGTTTGGGTGAGCACAAATAAGGATATTGCTAAAATTAAAGATTATCGTCCGAGCGTCGCTTCACAGATTTTAGACCGAAAAGGGCGTTTGATCGCTAATATCTATGATAAGGAATTCCGTTTTTATGCGCGTTTTGAAGAAATCCCCCCACGATTTATTGAAAGCCTTTTAGCGGTAGAAGACACCCTCTTTTTTGAACATGGGGGGATCAATTTAGACGCTATCATGCGCGCTATGATTAAAAACGCTAAAAGCGGTCGTTACACCGAGGGGGGTAGCACCCTAACCCAACAACTCGTTAAAAACATGGTGCTCACACGAGAAAAAACCCTAACCAGAAAACTCAAAGAAGCTATCATTTCCATACGCATTGAAAAAGTCTTAAGCAAAGAAGAAATTTTAGAGCGCTATTTGAACCAAACTTTTTTTGGGCATGGGTATTATGGCGTGAAAACCGCAAGTTTAGGGTATTTTAAAAAACCCCTTGACAAACTCACGCTTAAAGAAATCACCATGTTAGTCGCCTTGCCTAGGGCTCCAAGTTTTTATGACCCTACCAAAAATTTAGAATTTTCACTCTCTAGGGCTAATGATATTTTAAGGCGGTTGTATTCTTTAGGCTGGATTTCTTCTAGCGAGCTCAAATCCGCTCTCAATGAAGTGCCAATTGTTTATAACCAAACCTCCACGCAAAACATCGCCCCCTATGTTGTAGATGAAGTGTTGAAGCAATTGGATCAATTAGACGGGTTAAAAACTCAAGGCTATACCATAAAGCTTACGATAGATTTGGATTACCAACGCTTAGCGTTAGAGTCCTTGCGTTTTGGGCATCAAAAAATCTTAGAAAAAATCGCTAAAGAAAAGCCAAAAACTAACGCCTCTAATGAAGATGAAGACAACTTGAACGCTAGCATGATAGTTACAGACACGAGCACCGGTAAGATTTTAGCTTTAGTGGGGGGGATTGATTATAAAAAAAGCGCTTTCAATCGCGCCACGCAAGCCAAACGGCAATTTGGGAGTGCGATCAAGCCTTTTGTGTATCAAATCGCTTTTGATAATGGCTATTCCACGACTTCCAAAATCCCTGATACCGCGCGAAACTTTGAAAATGGCAATTATAGTAAAAACAGCGCGCAAAACCACGCATGGCATCCTAGAAATTATACTCGCAAATTTTTAGGGCTTGTAACCTTGCAAGAAGCCTTGAGCCATTCGTTAAATCTAGCCACGATCAATTTAAGTGATCAGCTTGGCTTTGAAAAAATTTATCAATCTTTAAGCGATATGGGGTTTAAAAATCTCCCTAAAGACTTGTCTATTGTGTTAGGGAGCTTTGCTATCTCACCCATTGATGCGGCTGAAAAATATTCTCTATTTTCTAATTACGGATCCATGCTCAAACCCATGCTCATTGAAAGCATCACCAACCAACAAAACGATGTCAAAACTTTCACGCCCATTGAAACCAAAAAGATCACCTCCAAAGAACAGGCTTTTTTAACCCTTTCAGTGCTGATGAATGCGGTAGAAAACGGCACAGGGAGTTTGGCTCACATTAAAGGTTTAGAAGTCGCCGGTAAAACCGGAACTTCTAACAACAATATTGACGCTTGGTTCATTGGCTTTACCCCCACCTTGCAAAGCGTGATCTGGTTTGGGAGGGACGATAACACGCCTATTAGCAAAGGAGCGACAGGAAGCGTTGTGAGTGCACCTGTGTATTCGTATTTCATGCGCAATATTCTAAGCATTGAACCTTCTTTAAAAAGAAAGTTTGATGTCCCCAAAGGCTTGCGTAAAGAAATTGTGGATAAAATCCCCTACTATTCAACCCCCAATTCCATCACCCCCACCCCCAAAAGAACAGACGATAGCGAAGAACGCTTGTTGTTCTAA
- a CDS encoding tumor necrosis factor alpha-inducing protein codes for MLEKSFLKSKQLFLCGLGVLMLQACTCPNTSQRNSFLQDVPYWMLQNRSQYLTQGVDSSHIVDGKTTEEIEKIATKRATIRVAQNIVHKLKEAYLSKSNRIKQKITNEMFIQMTQPIYDSLMNVDRLGIYINPNNEEVFALVRARGFDKDALSEGLHKMGLDNQAVSILVAKVEEIFKDSVNYGDIKVPIAM; via the coding sequence GTGTTAGAAAAATCTTTTTTAAAAAGCAAGCAATTATTTTTATGCGGATTGGGTGTTTTGATGCTGCAAGCTTGCACTTGCCCAAACACTTCACAAAGGAATTCTTTCTTGCAAGATGTGCCTTATTGGATGTTGCAAAATCGCAGTCAGTATCTCACGCAAGGGGTGGATAGCTCGCACATTGTGGATGGTAAGACAACTGAAGAGATAGAAAAAATCGCTACCAAAAGAGCGACGATAAGAGTGGCGCAAAATATTGTGCATAAACTCAAAGAGGCTTACCTTTCTAAATCCAACCGCATCAAGCAAAAGATCACTAATGAAATGTTTATCCAAATGACACAGCCCATTTATGATAGCTTGATGAATGTGGATCGTTTAGGGATTTATATCAATCCTAACAATGAGGAAGTGTTTGCGTTAGTGCGTGCACGTGGTTTTGATAAGGACGCTTTGAGCGAAGGGTTGCATAAAATGGGCTTAGACAATCAAGCGGTGAGTATCCTTGTGGCTAAAGTGGAAGAAATCTTTAAAGATTCTGTCAATTACGGAGATATTAAAGTCCCTATAGCCATGTAG
- a CDS encoding disulfide bond formation protein B, translated as MNKETRFYNLFSLAVLGILIFPVGLANFYFGYILKDSPCIFCWAQRINMILIGAVALLVVRFGFKPKYIALLLLMASSGLYESFYHTGSHALEDVGQGFALAILGLHTQFWALFVFFSVVVLLAVLLFFAPNAQLFKDRSLNMLQKSAFYVFFMVVGSNAVQAFFSTGPFPYIGQSDPVRFSWNLKESVWSMENWNHLKFPRSVLGRRDVGEPLKLSALPKDNDYERSPLEITKTLKIGKKEELFLKLNGAITDLSFNEDKAILTTENQGLYLVSNDLKTIHSHMVLDSYYSATVGSFVGADFNEDENIVIMGNNKTSVEITPNKNANALKNFPYFLEGANSFDEVERSRLKTSRAKNYYVSAARRGAKFTYLITAPNKRYKDLIIISMRNSDKQVHGEFLLELGNAKLKEKRELGELVISALALKDNKLYAFSKEFNTLLVIDPIKEEILEVYGLPKEIKNISACGFRDNELILVSYENDKNILYTLNF; from the coding sequence ATGAATAAAGAAACCCGATTTTATAATCTTTTTTCTTTGGCGGTTTTAGGGATTTTAATCTTTCCTGTGGGTTTGGCGAATTTTTATTTTGGCTATATTTTGAAAGATTCGCCTTGTATTTTTTGCTGGGCACAACGCATCAACATGATTTTAATAGGGGCTGTGGCGCTTTTGGTGGTGCGCTTTGGGTTTAAGCCTAAATACATTGCCTTGTTATTACTTATGGCCAGTAGCGGGTTATATGAGAGCTTTTATCATACCGGTAGTCATGCTTTAGAAGATGTGGGGCAGGGCTTTGCGCTCGCTATTTTGGGATTGCACACGCAGTTTTGGGCACTTTTTGTCTTTTTTAGCGTGGTGGTGCTTTTAGCGGTTTTGCTCTTCTTTGCCCCTAATGCCCAACTTTTTAAAGATCGCTCATTAAACATGCTCCAAAAAAGCGCTTTTTATGTTTTCTTTATGGTGGTGGGTTCTAACGCCGTGCAAGCGTTTTTCTCTACCGGGCCTTTCCCTTACATAGGGCAAAGCGATCCGGTGCGTTTTTCTTGGAATTTGAAAGAATCGGTCTGGTCTATGGAGAATTGGAATCATTTGAAATTCCCAAGAAGCGTTTTGGGCAGAAGAGATGTGGGCGAGCCTTTGAAATTGAGCGCTTTGCCTAAAGATAATGATTATGAGCGTTCGCCTTTAGAAATTACAAAAACTCTAAAGATTGGAAAAAAAGAAGAGCTTTTTTTAAAACTGAATGGAGCGATCACGGATTTGAGTTTCAATGAAGACAAGGCGATCCTTACTACAGAAAACCAAGGCCTTTATCTTGTAAGTAACGATTTGAAAACCATTCATAGCCATATGGTGTTGGATAGCTATTATAGCGCGACGGTGGGGTCGTTCGTGGGGGCGGATTTTAACGAAGATGAAAACATTGTGATCATGGGCAATAATAAAACGAGCGTAGAAATCACTCCTAACAAAAACGCTAACGCGCTTAAAAACTTCCCTTATTTTTTAGAAGGGGCCAACTCTTTTGATGAAGTGGAACGCAGCCGCTTAAAAACTTCTAGGGCGAAAAACTATTATGTTAGCGCTGCAAGAAGAGGGGCTAAATTCACTTATCTGATCACCGCTCCTAACAAGCGCTATAAGGATTTGATTATTATCTCCATGCGTAATAGCGACAAACAGGTGCATGGGGAGTTTTTACTTGAACTGGGCAATGCCAAACTTAAAGAAAAAAGGGAACTGGGCGAGTTAGTTATCAGCGCGTTAGCTTTAAAGGATAATAAGCTTTATGCGTTCAGCAAGGAATTTAACACGCTTTTAGTCATAGATCCTATAAAAGAAGAGATTCTTGAAGTTTATGGCTTGCCAAAAGAGATTAAAAATATCAGCGCTTGTGGGTTTAGGGATAATGAGCTTATCCTTGTGAGCTATGAGAATGATAAAAATATCCTCTACACCCTTAATTTTTAA